In one window of Nocardia brasiliensis DNA:
- a CDS encoding MarR family winged helix-turn-helix transcriptional regulator, producing the protein MDDGLGDLLHRVVSLLGEATRRRVDATGGLTYSQMRLLGTLEESEPMTQHQLAQALSVSDPAVSRALRPLETAGFVQIAPDPEHGRRRLVSTTEAGRDAFHATGKPLYDELRTALRKAGFPYERYLRDTLRLAELLERSR; encoded by the coding sequence ATGGACGATGGACTCGGCGACCTATTGCATCGCGTGGTATCCCTGCTCGGCGAGGCCACGCGGCGGCGCGTGGACGCCACCGGCGGGTTAACCTACAGCCAGATGCGGCTGCTCGGCACGCTGGAAGAGAGCGAGCCGATGACCCAGCACCAACTGGCACAGGCACTCTCGGTCTCGGACCCGGCGGTCAGCCGCGCCCTGCGCCCCTTGGAGACAGCCGGATTCGTCCAGATCGCCCCCGACCCCGAGCACGGACGGCGACGACTGGTCAGCACCACCGAAGCGGGCCGAGACGCCTTCCACGCCACCGGGAAACCGCTCTACGACGAGCTACGCACCGCCCTGCGCAAAGCGGGCTTCCCCTACGAGCGCTATCTACGCGACACCCTGCGTTTGGCAGAGCTCCTCGAGCGATCGCGATAG
- a CDS encoding cytochrome P450, whose product MDEQSPIRRVVKKIRRRTADFGATPELAGPHTAAPIAMAPGRLPVLGHLVPLLRDPLGFMTSLPAHGDLVGIGLGPRNAVVVCDLELTRQMLRQDRVFDKGGPVFDHGRALVGEGLATCPHAKHRRQRRLLQPAFRAERLATYTPMMAQEIAELVDTWHDGQVIDVKAQLHTLAAHVIAATLFDKAISEETQQRLLRDVEAVFAGVMRHAIVPAWMRRWPVVGNRACIEAAAEARAILRELVLARRVEGVDRGDLFSALVFARDSEGGGQLTDDEIVDQVLTFFFAGTDTSAATLAWALILLDQHPEFAARVYAEVDTVLAGRPAGPADLPNLPFTGQVITEVLRLRPPAWLQTRMVTADTTLGKYALSAGTTVIYSTYLIQHRADLYPDPERFDPDRFDPARSAPSPRDGMLPFAAGARKCIGDNFALNEATLALATIAARWRLRTVAGIDTGPTLAVVPQPRQLRMRATARERRTGRVDERGSDRSAGHSHT is encoded by the coding sequence GTGGACGAACAGTCACCAATTCGCCGGGTAGTAAAGAAGATTCGGCGTCGGACCGCAGACTTCGGCGCGACTCCTGAGCTGGCCGGCCCGCACACCGCCGCGCCGATCGCGATGGCCCCGGGGCGACTGCCGGTGCTGGGGCACCTGGTGCCGCTGCTGCGAGATCCGTTGGGGTTCATGACATCGCTGCCCGCGCACGGTGACCTGGTCGGTATCGGCCTGGGCCCGAGGAACGCGGTCGTGGTCTGCGATCTCGAGCTGACTCGGCAAATGCTGCGCCAGGACCGCGTTTTCGACAAGGGCGGCCCGGTGTTCGACCATGGGCGGGCGCTGGTCGGGGAGGGCTTGGCGACCTGTCCGCACGCCAAGCACCGGCGGCAACGGCGCCTGCTGCAACCGGCGTTCCGCGCCGAGCGCCTCGCCACGTACACGCCGATGATGGCGCAGGAGATCGCCGAGCTGGTCGACACCTGGCATGACGGGCAGGTCATCGACGTCAAAGCGCAACTGCACACCCTCGCCGCCCACGTGATCGCCGCGACGCTGTTCGACAAGGCGATCTCCGAGGAAACCCAGCAGCGGTTGCTCCGCGACGTCGAAGCCGTCTTCGCCGGTGTCATGCGGCACGCGATCGTGCCCGCGTGGATGCGCCGGTGGCCGGTCGTGGGCAACCGCGCCTGCATCGAGGCGGCCGCCGAGGCGCGCGCCATCCTCCGGGAGCTGGTGCTGGCGCGTCGCGTGGAGGGAGTCGATCGCGGTGATCTGTTCTCGGCGTTGGTCTTCGCCCGCGACAGCGAGGGCGGTGGGCAGCTGACCGACGACGAGATCGTCGATCAGGTACTCACCTTCTTCTTCGCGGGTACCGACACCAGTGCCGCCACGTTGGCCTGGGCATTGATCCTGCTCGACCAGCATCCCGAGTTCGCCGCCCGGGTGTACGCCGAGGTCGACACCGTCCTGGCCGGTCGCCCCGCCGGTCCGGCGGACCTGCCCAACCTGCCGTTCACCGGTCAGGTGATCACCGAGGTGTTGCGCCTGCGCCCACCGGCCTGGCTGCAGACTCGGATGGTCACCGCGGACACCACGCTCGGAAAGTACGCGCTGTCGGCCGGGACCACCGTCATCTACAGCACCTACCTGATCCAGCACCGGGCCGATCTGTACCCGGACCCCGAGCGGTTCGATCCGGATCGATTCGACCCCGCCCGTTCCGCGCCGTCCCCGCGCGACGGGATGCTGCCGTTCGCCGCCGGTGCGCGCAAATGCATCGGGGACAACTTCGCCCTCAACGAAGCCACGCTGGCCTTGGCGACGATCGCCGCGCGCTGGCGGCTGCGCACCGTCGCGGGCATCGACACCGGGCCGACCCTGGCGGTGGTGCCGCAACCTCGGCAACTGCGCATGCGCGCCACCGCCCGTGAGCGGCGTACGGGGCGGGTCGACGAGCGCGGGTCGGACCGCTCCGCGGGGCACTCGCACACCTGA
- a CDS encoding alanine/glycine:cation symporter family protein, with amino-acid sequence MTEFLATINDYIWSNALVYLCLAAGVYFSIRSRFVQVRQVPEMIRQMRQGETSPSGVSSFQALTMSLSGRVGTGNIAGVATAIAFGGPGALFWMWAVAFLGASTSFVESTLGQIYKTRDRLTGEYRGGPAYYFSKAMAHTRAAPVFKVYGFIFAAVTVLACGLLLPSVQSNSMASAMHQAWGVSEWAVAVGTVIVLAFVIIGGVKRIAAFASIVVPFMAVVYIAVALVIVIANAGELPSVIRLIFSSAFGLDSAFGAIIGSAVMWGVKRGVYSNEAGQGTGPHSAAAAEVSHPAKQGLVQAFAVYVDTLFICTATGFLILSTGAYRVFDGESATGPVLAEGGVLPADAAVGPAFAQVGFDTLWSGAGASFVAISLAFFCLTTIIAYYYMAETNLRFMLGKYATTPLPLIRNTLGSNLTLLLQALILVSVAVGAVSTATDAWTLGDIGVGLMAWLNIIGIIILQQPAYKALRDFERQQKAGLDPVFDPLALNIPGATFWETYRRSPDRDRATAEQ; translated from the coding sequence TTGACCGAATTTCTTGCCACGATCAACGACTACATATGGAGTAATGCGCTGGTCTACCTCTGTCTGGCGGCCGGCGTGTACTTCTCCATACGCTCCAGGTTCGTCCAGGTGCGTCAGGTTCCGGAGATGATCCGGCAGATGCGCCAAGGCGAGACGTCGCCGTCGGGCGTGTCGTCCTTTCAAGCGTTGACCATGTCGCTGTCCGGTCGGGTCGGCACCGGCAATATCGCGGGCGTCGCGACCGCGATCGCGTTCGGCGGGCCCGGCGCGCTGTTCTGGATGTGGGCTGTGGCCTTCCTTGGGGCCTCGACCTCGTTCGTCGAGTCCACCCTCGGGCAGATCTATAAGACCCGCGACCGCCTCACCGGCGAATACCGTGGCGGGCCCGCCTACTACTTCAGCAAGGCGATGGCGCACACCCGCGCGGCACCGGTGTTCAAGGTCTACGGGTTCATCTTCGCCGCGGTGACCGTTCTCGCCTGCGGCCTGCTCCTGCCCAGCGTGCAGTCCAACTCGATGGCCTCCGCCATGCATCAGGCCTGGGGTGTGTCGGAATGGGCGGTGGCTGTCGGCACAGTGATCGTCCTGGCGTTCGTGATCATCGGCGGCGTCAAGCGCATCGCGGCGTTCGCCTCGATCGTGGTGCCGTTCATGGCCGTGGTCTACATCGCGGTGGCGCTGGTGATCGTGATCGCCAATGCCGGGGAACTGCCCTCGGTCATCCGTTTGATCTTCTCCAGTGCCTTCGGCCTCGATTCGGCGTTCGGCGCGATCATCGGCTCGGCGGTCATGTGGGGCGTCAAGCGCGGCGTCTACTCCAATGAGGCGGGCCAGGGCACCGGCCCGCACTCGGCCGCGGCGGCGGAGGTCTCGCACCCCGCCAAGCAGGGCCTGGTGCAGGCGTTCGCCGTGTACGTCGACACGCTCTTCATCTGCACCGCAACGGGTTTCCTCATTCTCTCGACCGGCGCGTACCGCGTGTTCGACGGTGAGTCCGCGACCGGGCCCGTGCTGGCGGAGGGCGGCGTGCTCCCCGCGGACGCCGCGGTGGGCCCGGCCTTCGCGCAGGTCGGCTTCGACACGCTGTGGAGCGGCGCCGGCGCGTCCTTCGTCGCCATCTCGCTGGCGTTCTTCTGTCTGACCACGATCATCGCCTACTACTACATGGCCGAGACGAATCTGCGGTTCATGCTCGGCAAGTACGCGACCACTCCGCTCCCGCTGATCCGCAACACGCTCGGCTCGAACCTCACCCTGCTGTTGCAGGCGCTGATACTGGTGTCGGTCGCGGTGGGCGCGGTCTCGACCGCGACCGACGCGTGGACGCTCGGTGACATCGGTGTCGGACTGATGGCCTGGCTCAACATCATCGGCATCATCATTCTCCAGCAGCCCGCCTATAAGGCGTTGCGCGACTTCGAACGTCAGCAGAAGGCGGGCCTGGACCCGGTCTTCGATCCGTTGGCGCTGAACATTCCCGGCGCGACGTTCTGGGAGACCTATCGACGCAGCCCGGATCGGGATCGGGCGACGGCCGAGCAGTAG
- a CDS encoding FAD-dependent oxidoreductase has translation MIQIAAACCQHSGAALGSTVADFGVPGVVEHAHHVASKRAALRLRERLEQLRDGEPVLVVGGGLTSIEIATEIAEARPELRVAMAARRGVGDWLTDKAQHHLRSAFERFGITVRENADVSPEGVVTSSGARIDAQLTVWTAGFAVHPIAAASTLAVSETAADFGLVPRPGTSALVPVQAELSRQQYVLPIAFAREHMLVRRPHRPELQQCEAQIRARVLRALRADQFAQRDIAAVQRVHILAQAGPDPGVAVGRADVGLARRLVVDHIDALHVLQRATPIGPVLFDGDLQHAEGVIDLIVAGKWLTGVRRLQDRCDLDLVQIGLHVQPDSPTRWFERHDEALDERAHQVLAQLDIVSVRTGQGPPPDNLEDATE, from the coding sequence GTGATCCAGATCGCTGCCGCCTGCTGTCAGCATTCGGGAGCCGCCCTCGGCAGCACCGTCGCCGATTTCGGCGTGCCCGGCGTGGTCGAGCACGCCCACCATGTGGCGAGCAAGCGGGCCGCCCTGCGGCTGCGGGAACGACTCGAGCAGCTGCGGGACGGCGAGCCCGTGCTCGTCGTCGGTGGCGGCCTGACCAGCATCGAGATCGCCACCGAGATCGCCGAGGCACGTCCGGAGCTGCGGGTCGCCATGGCCGCGCGCCGCGGCGTCGGCGACTGGCTCACCGACAAAGCGCAGCACCACCTGCGCAGCGCGTTCGAACGCTTCGGTATCACCGTCCGCGAGAACGCCGACGTCAGCCCCGAGGGCGTGGTCACCAGTTCAGGCGCGCGGATCGACGCTCAATTGACTGTCTGGACAGCGGGTTTCGCCGTGCATCCGATCGCGGCCGCCAGCACGCTCGCCGTCTCCGAGACCGCGGCCGACTTCGGCTTAGTGCCCCGTCCAGGAACTTCGGCACTAGTTCCTGTTCAAGCCGAACTTTCGCGACAGCAGTACGTTCTTCCAATAGCTTTCGCGCGCGAGCACATGCTCGTCCGCCGTCCGCATCGACCAGAACTCCAGCAGTGCGAAGCGCAGATTCGTGCGCGCGTACTCCGCGCCCTGCGCGCCGACCAATTCGCGCAACGCGACATTGCCGCCGTGCAGCGAGTCCACATACTCGCGCAGGCGGGCCCAGATCCCGGTGTCGCCGTAGGCCGAGCCGACGTAGGCCTTGCCCGTCGCCTCGTCGTGGATCACATAGACGCCCTTCATGTGCTGCAACGCGCCACGCCAATCGGGCCAGTCCTGTTCGACGGCGACCTCCAGCACGCCGAGGGCGTGATTGATCTGATCGTGGCCGGGAAATGGCTCACCGGCGTAAGGCGACTCCAAGACCGCTGCGACCTCGATCTGGTCCAGATAGGTCTCCATGTTCAACCGGACAGTCCGACCCGGTGGTTTGAACGACACGACGAGGCGCTTGATGAACGCGCCCATCAGGTCCTCGCGCAACTCGATATCGTAAGCGTTCGCACCGGGCAAGGGCCGCCGCCCGACAACCTCGAAGACGCCACCGAATAG
- a CDS encoding GNAT family N-acetyltransferase, whose protein sequence is MVSIEMVAVEAAGDAALVGELTDLVNRVYEVAEEGLWRDGASRTTTSEMAGLIAAGYIALARDEDGGIVGAVCIQQLADDIGEFGMLVCAPERRGAGIGRALVDFAERHCVELGARAVQLELLVPRGWTHPVKESLRGWYMRLGYVLERKGELEESYPHLVPLLATPCDFLIFHKDRAAVSAN, encoded by the coding sequence ATGGTGTCCATCGAGATGGTGGCGGTGGAGGCGGCTGGCGATGCGGCATTGGTCGGCGAGCTGACCGACCTGGTGAATCGGGTATATGAGGTGGCCGAGGAGGGGTTGTGGCGCGACGGTGCCAGTCGCACAACGACATCCGAGATGGCGGGGTTGATCGCCGCCGGGTATATCGCCTTGGCGCGTGACGAGGATGGCGGCATCGTCGGTGCCGTCTGTATTCAGCAATTGGCCGACGACATCGGCGAATTCGGCATGCTGGTGTGCGCGCCAGAGCGGCGTGGCGCCGGAATCGGCCGGGCCCTGGTCGATTTCGCCGAGCGTCACTGTGTCGAACTGGGTGCGCGGGCGGTGCAGCTGGAGCTACTGGTGCCGCGCGGGTGGACGCATCCGGTGAAGGAGTCCTTGCGCGGCTGGTACATGCGGCTCGGGTACGTCCTCGAGCGCAAGGGCGAGCTGGAGGAAAGCTACCCGCATCTGGTGCCGCTGCTCGCCACCCCGTGCGACTTCCTCATTTTCCACAAGGACCGAGCAGCCGTCTCGGCGAACTGA
- a CDS encoding alpha/beta fold hydrolase gives MTTHKLEISGATLTYDVHGPLPTAAGRPPLLMIGLPMEANGFATLASHFPDRTVVTYDPRGLGRSVRADGETTNVPAVHAEDVHAVIEALGAGPVEMFASSGGAIVALALVTAHPADITVLVAHEPPLLSMLPDAAAAERAADGYRAAYAAKGFGAGMASFIAMTSWQGEFTDDYFAAPAADPAMFGLPTADDGSRDDPLLSERSSQVVAYRPDVAALNAAPTRIILGYGEESTGTVTARTTIALGEQLGHQPALFPSHHGGFTGPESGYAGEPEAFARVLHEILATTN, from the coding sequence ATGACGACGCACAAGCTCGAAATCTCCGGCGCGACACTGACCTACGATGTGCACGGGCCCCTGCCCACCGCCGCTGGCCGCCCGCCGCTGCTCATGATCGGGCTGCCGATGGAGGCCAATGGGTTCGCCACGCTCGCGTCGCATTTCCCCGACCGCACGGTCGTCACCTACGACCCGCGCGGACTCGGGCGCAGCGTGCGCGCCGACGGCGAGACCACCAACGTGCCCGCGGTCCACGCCGAAGACGTGCACGCCGTCATCGAGGCCCTCGGCGCCGGTCCGGTCGAGATGTTCGCCAGCAGCGGCGGCGCGATCGTCGCACTGGCCCTCGTCACCGCCCATCCCGCCGACATAACCGTCCTGGTCGCCCACGAACCGCCCCTGCTGTCGATGCTCCCCGACGCCGCGGCGGCCGAGCGTGCCGCGGACGGCTATCGCGCCGCCTACGCGGCGAAGGGATTCGGCGCGGGCATGGCGTCCTTCATCGCGATGACCTCCTGGCAGGGCGAATTCACCGACGACTACTTCGCCGCGCCCGCCGCGGATCCGGCGATGTTCGGTCTGCCCACCGCGGACGACGGCTCCCGCGACGACCCGCTGCTGTCGGAGCGTTCCAGCCAGGTCGTCGCCTACCGCCCCGACGTCGCCGCCCTCAACGCGGCACCGACCCGAATCATCCTCGGCTACGGCGAGGAATCGACCGGCACGGTCACCGCCCGCACCACGATCGCGCTCGGCGAACAACTCGGACACCAGCCCGCGCTCTTCCCCAGCCATCACGGCGGCTTCACCGGTCCCGAATCCGGCTACGCCGGTGAGCCGGAAGCCTTCGCCCGCGTCCTCCACGAAATCCTCGCCACCACCAACTGA
- a CDS encoding helix-turn-helix domain-containing protein: MEADNDAHHQLTHYLAAARQSRGAPSLRAIANETHYSHTTIARVFNPDAPLPSWPIIEQVARTLGADESRAQELWDRASARTTTATARPKRTATGEPPAPALRIGLLLLGLALCVTMVVIAVVQAVDTNEKHTLAITDLSQILFGSSAVAILMVRVWLFRKLGDRLNTVHFGLLLAAVTAWTCGQVAWFVARNIHAQGIPNGHLHDIGFLSMPVFAAAAMWIRARRLGIASVRNDVDNAVTYFCMLGGAYAAVLWLLVVLNRDVGSPITLVFALYPATDFTLSLAALGPLICGRRIVGSVFLATALLAAAASDIGYLLLNTSPGAQGYPPAAGLGYIAFTAILAVYALITQPLPATNRLPRAIYGIPAHPGIIVTAITGLMATVATTATVLTLRHSPPAPLATTLTTISILTTLAIAIAYLYRERAADGENAPVSA; encoded by the coding sequence GTGGAAGCCGATAATGATGCACATCACCAATTGACGCACTACCTCGCAGCGGCGCGTCAATCACGAGGAGCGCCGAGTTTACGAGCAATCGCTAACGAGACTCACTACAGCCACACCACGATCGCGCGGGTTTTCAATCCCGACGCGCCGCTGCCGTCTTGGCCGATCATCGAACAGGTGGCCCGCACGTTGGGGGCGGACGAGAGCCGCGCGCAAGAACTGTGGGACCGCGCGTCGGCACGAACCACCACCGCCACTGCCCGACCAAAGCGCACCGCGACCGGGGAACCACCGGCGCCGGCACTGCGTATCGGACTACTGCTGCTGGGTTTGGCGCTGTGCGTGACCATGGTCGTCATCGCCGTGGTGCAGGCCGTCGACACCAACGAGAAACACACGCTCGCGATCACCGACCTGTCGCAGATCCTGTTCGGCAGTTCGGCGGTGGCGATCCTGATGGTGCGGGTGTGGCTGTTCCGCAAACTCGGCGACCGGCTCAACACCGTGCACTTCGGACTGCTGCTGGCGGCGGTCACCGCGTGGACCTGCGGACAGGTCGCGTGGTTCGTCGCGCGCAACATCCATGCCCAGGGCATCCCCAACGGACATCTGCACGACATCGGATTTCTCTCGATGCCGGTCTTCGCGGCCGCGGCAATGTGGATCCGCGCGAGGCGACTCGGCATCGCCAGCGTGCGCAACGACGTCGACAACGCGGTCACCTACTTCTGCATGCTCGGCGGCGCGTACGCGGCGGTTCTGTGGTTGCTCGTCGTCTTGAACCGCGACGTCGGATCCCCGATCACGCTCGTGTTCGCCCTCTACCCCGCCACCGACTTCACCCTGAGCCTGGCCGCACTGGGCCCGCTGATCTGCGGTCGCCGGATCGTCGGTTCGGTATTCCTCGCCACCGCGCTCCTGGCCGCGGCCGCCTCCGACATCGGCTACCTGTTGTTGAACACCTCGCCCGGCGCCCAGGGCTATCCGCCCGCGGCGGGCCTCGGCTACATCGCGTTCACGGCGATCTTGGCGGTCTACGCGCTCATCACTCAGCCACTGCCCGCGACGAATCGACTTCCCCGCGCCATCTACGGGATACCCGCCCACCCCGGCATCATCGTCACCGCCATCACCGGCCTGATGGCAACCGTCGCCACCACCGCCACCGTTCTCACCCTGCGCCATTCCCCACCCGCCCCGCTCGCAACCACCCTCACCACCATCTCCATCCTGACGACACTCGCCATCGCCATCGCCTACCTCTACCGAGAAAGAGCCGCGGACGGCGAAAACGCGCCGGTCAGCGCGTAG